Proteins from a single region of Alloscardovia omnicolens:
- a CDS encoding AURKAIP1/COX24 domain-containing protein: MGSVIKKRRKRMSKKKHRKLLRKTRHQRK, from the coding sequence ATGGGTTCGGTCATCAAGAAGCGTCGCAAGCGGATGAGTAAGAAGAAGCACCGCAAATTGCTGCGTAAGACTCGCCACCAGCGTAAGTAG